One Undibacter mobilis genomic region harbors:
- a CDS encoding ATP F0F1 synthase subunit B (Produces ATP from ADP in the presence of a proton gradient across the membrane. Subunit B is part of the membrane proton channel.) — translation MHLLAEAETWVAVAFVIFLGVLVYIGVPKLIAKALDDRAARIKAELDDARKLKEEAAALLAEYQRKRSAAEAEAESIIAGAKDEAVRMAAEAKAKIEEFVARRTKMAEAKIAQAEAQATADVRAAAADAAVAAAEKILAAETKGALAGELIAKGIEDVRKKLN, via the coding sequence ATGCATCTTCTCGCTGAAGCCGAAACCTGGGTTGCCGTCGCCTTCGTGATCTTCCTCGGCGTGCTGGTCTATATCGGCGTGCCGAAACTGATCGCCAAGGCGCTCGACGACCGCGCCGCCCGCATCAAGGCGGAGCTCGACGACGCCCGCAAGCTCAAGGAAGAAGCGGCCGCCCTGCTTGCTGAATATCAGCGCAAGCGCTCGGCCGCCGAAGCCGAAGCCGAGAGCATCATCGCCGGCGCCAAGGACGAAGCCGTCCGCATGGCGGCGGAAGCCAAGGCCAAGATCGAAGAGTTCGTCGCCCGCCGCACCAAGATGGCCGAAGCGAAGATCGCTCAGGCGGAGGCGCAGGCGACGGCAGATGTTCGTGCCGCCGCCGCCGACGCCGCCGTCGCCGCCGCCGAGAAGATCCTCGCGGCCGAGACCAAAGGCGCGCTGGCGGGCGAGCTGATCGCCAAGGGTATCGAGGACGTCCGCAAGAAACTCAACTGA
- a CDS encoding F0F1 ATP synthase subunit B, whose amino-acid sequence MATSTHTEVPSSHGKGVFPPFDPTTFPSQLVWLVLTFAILYALMAKVALPRIGGIIEDRQKRAADDVAAAGKLKAESEAAVAAYEKALAEARARAQVIATETRDKQAAEAEASRKALEDQLNVKLADAEKTIASTKQKAMAEVRGIATDAAKAIVERLTGKAPADAAISSAVDTALKS is encoded by the coding sequence ATGGCAACCTCGACACACACCGAAGTGCCGTCTTCGCATGGAAAGGGCGTGTTTCCGCCCTTCGACCCGACGACGTTTCCTTCGCAGTTGGTGTGGCTCGTCCTGACCTTCGCCATCCTCTATGCGTTGATGGCGAAGGTGGCGCTGCCGCGGATCGGCGGCATCATCGAGGACCGGCAAAAGCGAGCCGCCGACGACGTCGCGGCGGCCGGCAAGCTGAAAGCCGAATCGGAAGCGGCGGTCGCCGCCTACGAGAAGGCGCTGGCCGAGGCCCGCGCCCGCGCCCAGGTGATCGCGACCGAAACCCGCGACAAGCAGGCGGCGGAAGCGGAAGCCTCGCGCAAGGCGCTTGAAGATCAGCTCAACGTCAAGCTGGCCGATGCCGAAAAGACCATCGCCAGCACCAAGCAGAAGGCGATGGCCGAAGTTCGCGGCATTGCCACCGACGCCGCCAAGGCGATCGTCGAGCGTCTGACCGGCAAGGCGCCGGCCGATGCCGCGATCTCTTCCGCCGTCGACACCGCGCTCAAGAGCTAA
- a CDS encoding F0F1 ATP synthase subunit A: MADPIHQFQIVNLFPVAKVGETQIMFTNSAAFMVAAVTVISIFLIAGAASRSLVPGRLQSMAELSYEFVANAIRSTAGSDGMRFFPFVFSLFMFILTVNLIGLIPYTFTVTSHIIVTVTLAMSVFLTVLIYGFYKNGLHFFNLFVPKGIPIYILPLIVVIEVISFLSRPISHSVRLFANMLAGHITLKVFAGFVTLLGSAGIVGIAGAVLPLGLVIALTALELLVAFLQAYVFAILTCIYLNDAIHPGH, encoded by the coding sequence ATGGCCGACCCCATTCATCAATTCCAGATCGTGAACCTGTTTCCCGTCGCCAAGGTCGGCGAGACGCAGATCATGTTCACCAACTCGGCCGCCTTCATGGTCGCGGCCGTGACGGTCATCTCCATCTTCCTGATCGCCGGCGCCGCCAGCCGCAGCCTGGTGCCGGGTCGCCTGCAGTCGATGGCGGAGCTCAGCTACGAATTCGTCGCCAACGCCATCAGAAGTACCGCCGGCTCCGATGGCATGCGCTTCTTCCCGTTCGTATTCTCGCTGTTCATGTTCATTCTCACGGTGAACCTGATCGGCCTCATCCCCTACACCTTCACCGTGACCTCGCACATCATCGTCACCGTGACTTTGGCGATGTCGGTCTTCCTGACCGTGCTGATCTACGGCTTCTACAAGAACGGCCTGCACTTCTTTAATTTGTTCGTGCCGAAGGGCATTCCGATCTACATCCTGCCGCTGATCGTCGTGATCGAGGTCATTTCGTTCCTCTCGCGGCCGATCTCGCACAGCGTGCGTCTGTTCGCGAACATGCTGGCCGGGCACATCACGCTGAAAGTGTTTGCCGGCTTCGTCACCCTGCTCGGCAGCGCCGGCATCGTCGGCATCGCCGGTGCGGTCCTGCCGCTCGGCCTCGTCATCGCGCTGACCGCACTGGAGCTTCTGGTCGCGTTCCTGCAGGCTTACGTCTTCGCCATCCTCACTTGCATCTATCTCAACGATGCTATTCACCCGGGCCACTAA
- a CDS encoding YggT family protein, giving the protein MDSSNPSYWIYTLPNFALAVVMYTMLGRVLLSLFVDADSTNYIWRFFCRLTDPFVAVFSYVTPKAAPPVIVWLFGFVWLFWLRVGLLYLFLMMGAIPKTG; this is encoded by the coding sequence GTGGATTCAAGCAACCCATCCTACTGGATCTATACCCTGCCGAACTTCGCGCTGGCCGTGGTGATGTACACCATGCTCGGCCGCGTTCTGCTCAGCCTGTTCGTCGATGCCGACTCGACGAATTACATCTGGCGTTTCTTCTGTCGCCTGACCGATCCGTTCGTCGCTGTTTTTTCTTATGTGACGCCGAAGGCAGCGCCGCCGGTGATCGTGTGGCTGTTCGGCTTCGTCTGGCTGTTCTGGCTGCGCGTCGGGCTGCTCTATCTGTTCCTGATGATGGGCGCGATCCCGAAGACGGGCTGA
- a CDS encoding AtpZ/AtpI family protein: MSDGSRNQDTPPDDEAALSARLQRLGDRLAQADRPSEQETGARQTANNAAGFARGFRLSSELVAGVLVGAMIGWLLDRWLGISPWGLIVFLLLGFAAGVLNVMRAAGVIRDPNRND, translated from the coding sequence ATGTCTGATGGCTCGCGGAATCAGGACACACCGCCGGACGACGAGGCCGCTCTCTCCGCGAGACTCCAGCGTCTCGGCGACCGATTGGCGCAAGCCGACCGGCCTTCCGAACAAGAAACTGGTGCTCGGCAGACCGCGAATAACGCCGCCGGGTTCGCCCGCGGTTTCAGGCTGTCTTCCGAACTGGTCGCTGGTGTGCTTGTGGGGGCGATGATCGGCTGGCTTCTCGACCGCTGGCTCGGCATTTCGCCCTGGGGGCTCATCGTATTTCTGCTGCTCGGCTTCGCCGCCGGCGTCCTCAACGTGATGCGGGCTGCGGGTGTTATCCGCGATCCAAACCGGAACGACTAG
- a CDS encoding secondary thiamine-phosphate synthase enzyme YjbQ has product MPDRLSPISEAAVQSVFSATLRVDTHGTGFTDITFAARDFLAQAGAGEGVFLAFLRHTSASLTIQENADPDVQTDLTTALERLAPEAAPWIHDAEGPDDMPAHVKAMLNGVTLHVPVTDGKLALGTWQGIYLIEHRRAPHSREVIFQFVGSRK; this is encoded by the coding sequence ATGCCGGATCGTCTTTCCCCCATCAGCGAAGCTGCCGTGCAGTCGGTGTTTAGTGCGACGCTGCGGGTCGACACCCACGGCACCGGATTCACCGATATAACCTTCGCGGCCCGGGACTTCCTGGCGCAGGCGGGCGCCGGCGAAGGCGTGTTCCTCGCTTTTCTGCGCCACACTTCGGCGTCGCTGACCATCCAGGAAAACGCCGATCCCGACGTACAGACCGATCTGACGACGGCGCTGGAGCGTCTGGCGCCGGAAGCGGCGCCGTGGATCCACGACGCCGAAGGCCCCGACGACATGCCGGCGCATGTCAAGGCGATGCTCAACGGCGTGACGCTGCATGTGCCGGTGACCGACGGCAAGCTTGCGCTCGGCACCTGGCAAGGCATCTATCTCATCGAACACCGCCGCGCGCCGCATTCGCGCGAGGTGATCTTCCAGTTTGTCGGCAGCCGGAAATAA
- a CDS encoding sodium:solute symporter family protein: protein MTTATGGSSDFIKNLGRMYATYTGGFLAFIILLAILEQVGVPNRILGYLFVGFTIVVYAVIGVMSRTAEVSEYYVAGRRVPALYNGMATGADWMSAASFVGMAGTLFLLGYDGLAWVLGWTGGFVLVSILIGPYLRKFGAYTVPDFMAFRFGGNVARGMAVLVLVCCSFTYVTAQIFGTGIIASRFLGMQFEVAVFAGLAGILLCSMLGGMRAVTWTQIAQYIVLIIAYLTPIVILSTKQYGIPIPQLTYGNAIAEITAREGAMLASGLATAGNLKPHIQPFLNYTPLNFFGIVVCMMIGTASLPHILMRYFTTPTVREARQSVAWSLLFIFLLYFSAPAYAAFSKLEVYTNIIGRDLTQVRPWMFSWGELGLIQICGKNAASIDAIVAACKAIAGHPGVVRLQDFVINTDVIVLSTPEIAGLPYVISGLVAAGGLAAALSTADGLLLAIANALSHDVYYKMVDPSAPTVRRLLVARILLLVVAVASAYTASTRPGDILAMVGWAFSLAMAGNFPALIMGVWWKRTTAAGAVWGMIAGFGLCVFYLVVTRYFPGAGVAYFGMSSLTNPATGAPLVDLAKAMAAPGAMDSWVLVSHPLASKVGWFGLTNIAAGLLGMPVGFLVIYVVSLMGKEPSKEMQAYVDEIRKPRGRTVLQEKT from the coding sequence ATGACAACAGCAACGGGCGGAAGCTCGGATTTCATCAAAAACCTGGGCCGGATGTACGCCACCTATACGGGCGGCTTCCTGGCCTTCATCATTCTGCTCGCCATCCTCGAACAGGTTGGCGTTCCGAACCGCATCCTCGGCTATCTGTTCGTGGGCTTCACGATCGTGGTCTACGCCGTCATCGGCGTTATGTCGCGCACCGCGGAAGTGTCCGAATACTACGTCGCAGGCCGCCGCGTTCCCGCGCTCTATAACGGCATGGCGACTGGCGCCGACTGGATGTCGGCGGCATCGTTCGTCGGTATGGCCGGCACGCTCTTCCTGCTCGGCTATGACGGCTTGGCCTGGGTGCTCGGCTGGACCGGCGGCTTCGTGCTGGTGTCGATCCTGATCGGCCCCTATCTGCGCAAATTCGGCGCCTACACGGTTCCGGACTTCATGGCGTTCCGCTTCGGCGGCAACGTCGCCCGCGGCATGGCCGTGCTGGTGCTGGTGTGCTGCTCGTTCACTTACGTGACCGCGCAGATCTTCGGCACCGGCATCATCGCTTCACGCTTCCTCGGCATGCAGTTCGAGGTGGCGGTGTTCGCGGGTCTCGCCGGCATTCTGCTGTGCTCGATGCTCGGCGGCATGCGGGCGGTGACCTGGACGCAGATCGCCCAGTACATCGTGCTCATCATCGCCTACCTCACGCCCATCGTCATCCTGTCGACGAAGCAGTATGGCATTCCGATTCCGCAGCTGACCTACGGCAACGCGATTGCGGAAATCACGGCTCGTGAAGGTGCGATGCTGGCATCGGGACTGGCGACGGCGGGCAACCTCAAGCCGCACATCCAGCCGTTCCTCAACTACACGCCGCTGAACTTCTTCGGCATCGTCGTGTGTATGATGATCGGTACGGCGTCGCTGCCGCACATTCTGATGCGCTACTTCACCACGCCCACCGTGCGTGAGGCGCGTCAGTCGGTCGCCTGGTCGCTGCTGTTCATCTTCCTGCTTTACTTCTCGGCGCCCGCTTACGCCGCGTTCTCGAAGCTGGAAGTGTACACCAACATCATCGGCCGCGATTTGACGCAGGTCCGTCCCTGGATGTTCTCATGGGGCGAACTGGGTCTGATCCAGATCTGCGGCAAGAACGCCGCCTCGATCGATGCCATCGTCGCCGCCTGTAAGGCGATCGCCGGGCATCCGGGCGTCGTCCGTCTGCAGGACTTCGTGATCAATACGGACGTTATCGTGCTCTCCACGCCGGAGATCGCGGGCCTGCCGTACGTGATCTCGGGTCTGGTCGCCGCCGGCGGTCTCGCCGCCGCGCTGTCGACCGCCGACGGTCTGCTGCTCGCCATCGCCAACGCGCTCTCGCACGACGTCTACTACAAGATGGTCGACCCGAGCGCGCCGACGGTGCGCCGTCTGCTCGTCGCCCGCATCCTGTTGCTGGTCGTCGCCGTGGCTTCCGCCTACACCGCTTCGACGCGGCCGGGCGACATCCTCGCGATGGTCGGATGGGCGTTCTCGCTCGCCATGGCCGGCAACTTCCCGGCGCTCATCATGGGCGTCTGGTGGAAGCGGACCACGGCGGCCGGGGCAGTGTGGGGCATGATCGCCGGCTTCGGCCTGTGCGTGTTCTACCTCGTCGTGACCCGTTACTTCCCGGGTGCGGGCGTGGCGTACTTCGGTATGTCGTCGCTCACCAACCCGGCCACGGGCGCGCCGCTGGTCGACCTCGCCAAGGCGATGGCCGCTCCGGGTGCGATGGACTCGTGGGTCCTCGTCTCGCATCCGCTCGCGAGCAAGGTCGGCTGGTTCGGCCTGACCAACATCGCGGCGGGCCTGCTCGGCATGCCGGTCGGCTTCCTCGTGATCTACGTGGTCAGCCTGATGGGCAAGGAGCCGTCCAAGGAAATGCAGGCTTACGTCGACGAGATCCGCAAGCCCCGTGGGCGTACGGTTCTCCAGGAAAAGACCTGA
- a CDS encoding hybrid sensor histidine kinase/response regulator has protein sequence MLQGWVVIAVALGYIGLLFLVASYGDRLRGRSRVLGTAAPGAPGLGAAGRTRLMIYPLSLAIYCTSWTFFGSVGSASRTGYEFLTIYIGPVLMIGLFSPLLVRIVRLAKAQNITSIADFIAARYGKGQAVAATVALIAIVGTIPYIALQLKAVSASLETILAHVTPADDMSRPLLGDIALFVALSMATFAVLFGTRHIDATEHQDGLMLAIATESIVKLFAFLAVGIFVTFWMFDGPDALFEAARQHAQTAGLLTREPAFDVFIATTFLSFMAILLLPRQFHVAVVENNNEGEIRRAAWMFPLYLVLINIFVVPIAIAGLLTFKGSTVDSDMFVLALPLQTGSYVLTIAAFVGGLSAATAMVIVESVALSIMISNDLIMPLVLQRRSTLLSGRDNLGSLLLTVRRLSIFAILIFAYFYYRAAGPAQLASIGLLSFAAVAQLAPAFFGGLFWRRATASGAIAGMVAGIVIWGYTLLLPTFADIGVIGQRILTEGPWGIAMLRPQHFLGLDLSPLVHGVVWSLAVNVLCYIGFSLRREPSPIERLQANTFVPSDLTPIAPSFRLWRSAVTVEELTGTVARYLGEERTRTSFEVFANTHRISLDAKDEADFRLVRHAEHILASAIGGASSRLVLSLLLRKRTVSTKAALKLLDDASAAIQYNREILQTALDHVRQGIAVFDRDLKLICWNRQFGEILDLPPSLIRVGNGLPDILRFNAQRGDVAPDRIEGLVRAQIERYISGNDVFMERSANGDLVIEVRANHMPDGGIVTTFTDITASVEAAEALERSNETLERRVRERTEELELLNAELARAKGEADAANISKTKFLAAASHDILQPLNAARLYVASLIERGSRDDRKLVDNIDASLEAVEEIFSALLDMSRLDTGAMRPELSSFRIDDIMRQIELEFAPLAAAKGLELKFVPCSLVVGSDRRLLRRLVQNLVSNAIKYTPAGKVLIGCRRMGRDLRIDVYDTGVGIPESKRRDIFIEFHRLDHGARIARGLGLGLSIVERIARVLSLAVDVDGTKRGGSHFAVTVPRSNATPVALPARNESRVDPSQLAGTTAICIDNEPAVLDGMGVLLRGWGCEVIKAGDLETALQALGTNTTPPNGLLVDYHLDQGNGIDAIIALRERLGPLPAILITADRTPAVRDRARAEDIQLLNKPVKPAALRALLAQWRMLRVAAAE, from the coding sequence ATGCTGCAAGGCTGGGTCGTTATAGCGGTTGCACTGGGCTATATCGGCCTTCTGTTCCTGGTCGCGAGTTACGGCGACCGCTTGCGCGGGCGCAGCCGCGTGCTGGGCACCGCCGCGCCGGGCGCCCCGGGCCTGGGCGCCGCCGGCCGCACCCGGCTGATGATCTACCCGCTGTCGCTGGCGATCTACTGCACGTCCTGGACCTTCTTCGGCTCGGTCGGCTCGGCCTCGCGCACCGGCTATGAATTCCTGACTATTTATATCGGCCCGGTCTTGATGATCGGCCTGTTCTCGCCGCTGCTGGTGCGCATCGTGCGGCTGGCCAAGGCGCAGAACATCACCTCGATCGCCGACTTCATCGCCGCGCGTTACGGCAAGGGCCAGGCGGTGGCGGCCACGGTGGCGCTGATCGCCATCGTCGGCACCATTCCCTATATCGCGCTGCAGCTCAAAGCCGTGTCGGCGTCGCTGGAAACCATCCTCGCCCACGTCACGCCGGCCGATGACATGTCGCGGCCGCTGCTCGGCGACATTGCGCTGTTCGTGGCGCTGTCGATGGCGACCTTCGCGGTCCTGTTCGGCACGCGCCATATCGACGCCACCGAACATCAGGACGGCCTGATGCTGGCGATCGCCACCGAGTCCATCGTCAAGCTGTTCGCTTTCCTCGCGGTCGGTATCTTCGTCACCTTCTGGATGTTCGACGGGCCGGACGCCCTGTTCGAGGCCGCGCGACAACACGCGCAGACCGCCGGCTTGCTGACGCGAGAACCGGCCTTCGACGTCTTTATCGCCACCACCTTCCTGTCTTTCATGGCAATCCTGCTGTTGCCGCGCCAGTTTCACGTCGCGGTCGTCGAGAACAACAACGAGGGCGAGATCCGCCGCGCCGCGTGGATGTTTCCGCTCTACCTCGTTTTGATCAACATCTTCGTGGTGCCGATCGCCATTGCCGGATTGCTCACCTTCAAGGGCAGCACCGTCGACAGCGACATGTTCGTGCTGGCGCTGCCGCTGCAAACCGGCTCCTACGTCCTGACCATCGCCGCCTTCGTCGGCGGCCTTTCGGCGGCGACCGCGATGGTGATCGTGGAGTCGGTGGCGCTGTCGATCATGATCTCGAACGATCTGATCATGCCGCTGGTGCTGCAACGGCGCAGCACGCTGCTGTCGGGACGCGACAATCTCGGTTCGCTGCTGCTGACGGTGCGGCGGCTGTCGATCTTCGCCATCCTGATCTTCGCCTATTTCTATTACCGTGCCGCCGGGCCCGCGCAGCTCGCCTCGATCGGCCTGTTGTCCTTCGCCGCGGTGGCGCAACTGGCGCCGGCCTTCTTCGGCGGCCTGTTCTGGCGGCGCGCCACGGCGAGCGGCGCCATCGCCGGCATGGTCGCCGGCATCGTGATCTGGGGCTACACGTTGCTGCTGCCGACCTTCGCCGACATCGGCGTCATCGGCCAGCGCATCCTCACCGAAGGGCCGTGGGGCATCGCCATGTTGCGGCCGCAGCATTTCCTCGGCCTCGATCTGTCGCCGCTGGTGCATGGCGTGGTGTGGAGCCTCGCCGTCAATGTCCTGTGCTACATCGGCTTCTCGCTGCGGCGCGAGCCCTCGCCGATCGAGCGCCTGCAGGCCAACACTTTCGTGCCGTCGGACCTGACGCCGATCGCGCCGAGCTTCCGCCTGTGGCGCTCGGCGGTGACGGTCGAGGAACTGACCGGCACCGTGGCGCGCTATCTCGGCGAGGAGCGCACCCGCACCTCGTTCGAAGTCTTCGCCAATACGCACCGCATCAGCCTCGACGCCAAGGACGAAGCCGACTTCCGCCTGGTGCGCCATGCCGAGCACATTCTCGCTTCCGCCATCGGCGGCGCGTCGTCGCGTCTGGTGCTGTCGCTGTTGCTGCGCAAGCGCACGGTGTCAACTAAGGCGGCGCTCAAGCTGCTCGACGACGCCTCGGCCGCGATCCAGTACAACCGCGAAATCCTGCAGACCGCGCTCGATCATGTGCGCCAGGGCATTGCGGTGTTCGACCGCGACCTGAAACTGATCTGCTGGAACCGGCAGTTCGGCGAAATTCTCGACCTGCCGCCGAGTCTGATCCGCGTCGGCAACGGGCTTCCCGACATCCTGCGCTTCAACGCCCAGCGCGGCGACGTCGCGCCGGACCGCATCGAAGGCCTCGTGCGCGCGCAGATCGAGCGCTACATCTCCGGCAACGACGTGTTCATGGAGCGCTCGGCCAACGGCGACCTGGTGATCGAGGTGCGCGCCAACCACATGCCCGACGGCGGCATCGTGACCACCTTCACCGACATCACCGCCAGCGTCGAGGCCGCCGAGGCGCTGGAGCGCTCCAACGAGACGCTGGAGCGCCGCGTGCGCGAGCGCACCGAAGAGCTCGAGCTGCTCAACGCCGAACTCGCCCGCGCCAAGGGCGAAGCCGACGCCGCCAACATCTCGAAAACCAAGTTCCTGGCCGCGGCGAGCCACGACATCCTGCAGCCGCTCAACGCCGCGCGGCTCTACGTCGCCAGCCTGATCGAGCGCGGCAGCCGCGACGACCGCAAGCTCGTCGACAATATCGATGCCTCGCTGGAAGCCGTCGAGGAAATCTTCAGCGCGCTGCTCGACATGTCGCGGCTCGATACCGGCGCCATGCGGCCGGAACTGTCGTCGTTCCGCATCGACGACATCATGCGGCAGATCGAACTCGAATTCGCGCCGCTGGCCGCCGCCAAGGGGCTCGAGCTCAAATTCGTGCCGTGTTCGCTGGTGGTCGGCTCGGATCGCCGGCTGCTGCGCCGCCTGGTGCAGAACCTCGTCTCCAACGCCATCAAATACACGCCGGCCGGCAAGGTGCTGATCGGCTGCCGCCGCATGGGCCGCGACCTGCGCATCGACGTCTACGACACCGGCGTCGGCATTCCCGAGTCCAAACGCCGCGACATCTTCATCGAGTTTCATCGCCTCGACCATGGCGCGCGTATCGCCCGCGGTCTCGGCCTCGGCCTGTCCATCGTCGAGCGTATCGCGCGCGTGCTGTCGCTCGCCGTCGATGTCGACGGCACGAAACGCGGCGGCTCGCATTTCGCCGTCACGGTGCCGCGCTCCAATGCCACGCCGGTGGCGCTGCCGGCGCGCAACGAAAGCCGCGTCGATCCAAGCCAGCTCGCCGGCACCACCGCGATCTGCATCGACAACGAGCCGGCGGTGCTCGACGGCATGGGTGTTCTGCTGCGCGGCTGGGGCTGCGAAGTGATCAAGGCCGGCGATCTGGAAACGGCGCTGCAAGCCCTCGGCACCAACACAACGCCGCCGAACGGGCTGCTGGTCGATTATCATCTCGACCAGGGCAACGGCATCGATGCGATCATCGCGCTGCGCGAGAGACTCGGGCCGCTGCCGGCGATCCTGATCACCGCCGACCGCACGCCCGCGGTGCGCGACCGCGCCCGCGCCGAAGACATTCAATTGCTGAACAAGCCGGTGAAACCGGCGGCCTTGCGCGCCTTGCTCGCGCAATGGCGCATGCTGCGCGTCGCGGCGGCGGAATGA
- a CDS encoding F0F1 ATP synthase subunit C, translating into MDPVAAKYIGAGIACIGMAGAGLGLGNIFGSFLQGALRNPSAAQSQFGNLIFGFAVTEALGIFSLLVALILLFAV; encoded by the coding sequence ATGGATCCAGTCGCAGCAAAGTACATCGGTGCCGGCATCGCTTGCATCGGCATGGCGGGCGCCGGTCTCGGCCTCGGCAACATCTTCGGCAGCTTCCTTCAGGGCGCGCTGCGTAACCCGTCGGCCGCGCAGAGCCAGTTCGGCAACCTGATTTTCGGCTTCGCCGTGACCGAAGCGCTCGGCATCTTCTCGCTGCTGGTCGCCCTCATCCTGCTGTTCGCCGTCTAA
- a CDS encoding DUF4212 domain-containing protein, with protein sequence MNSPTNSTTSDNDKAHWDKTTRLMFTHLGLWFFFGYVVHMFVVPLNKITIPILNFPLGFYMAAQGSLIAFVVMLFMFAKQQNAIDREFGVAEDE encoded by the coding sequence ATGAACTCACCAACAAACTCGACAACAAGCGATAACGACAAGGCGCACTGGGACAAGACCACCCGCCTGATGTTCACGCATCTCGGCCTGTGGTTCTTCTTCGGTTACGTGGTCCACATGTTCGTGGTCCCGCTGAACAAGATCACCATCCCGATCCTCAACTTCCCGCTCGGCTTCTACATGGCCGCGCAGGGCTCACTGATCGCCTTCGTGGTGATGCTGTTCATGTTTGCCAAGCAACAGAACGCCATCGACCGTGAATTCGGCGTCGCTGAAGACGAATAA
- a CDS encoding HAD family hydrolase, whose protein sequence is MVIFDCNGVLVDSEPLATAVVSQEFMRAGFALTPDLVARYFAGRRQSDMFAEVEIAAGRKLPAGFAETVTAATLQKFRTELRATTHVAHALSWLRGPKCVASSSPIERIRASLETTDLLRFFEPNLFSANDVSNGKPAPDLFLHVAGRMRVNAGDCLVVEDSPAGVTAAVMAGMTVIGFVGGSHAGARLGQQLSEAGARAVISDMRALKSTVVDLRGW, encoded by the coding sequence GTGGTCATCTTCGATTGCAATGGCGTGCTCGTGGACAGCGAGCCGCTCGCCACCGCGGTCGTGTCGCAGGAATTCATGCGCGCCGGCTTCGCGCTGACGCCTGACCTTGTCGCGCGCTATTTCGCCGGCCGCCGGCAATCGGACATGTTCGCCGAAGTCGAGATCGCGGCCGGCCGCAAGCTGCCCGCCGGCTTCGCCGAGACCGTCACCGCCGCCACCTTGCAGAAGTTCCGTACCGAACTGCGCGCCACGACCCATGTCGCGCATGCGCTGTCCTGGTTGCGCGGACCGAAATGCGTGGCCTCGTCGTCACCGATCGAGCGCATTCGCGCCAGCCTCGAGACCACCGACCTGTTGCGCTTCTTCGAACCGAACCTGTTCTCCGCCAACGACGTGTCGAACGGCAAACCGGCGCCGGACCTGTTTCTTCATGTCGCGGGCCGGATGCGGGTCAATGCCGGCGACTGTCTGGTCGTCGAGGACTCGCCGGCCGGCGTCACGGCCGCGGTCATGGCTGGCATGACGGTGATCGGCTTCGTCGGCGGCAGCCACGCCGGAGCACGTCTCGGCCAGCAACTGAGCGAGGCCGGCGCGCGCGCCGTGATCTCCGACATGCGCGCCCTCAAGAGCACGGTCGTCGATCTCCGCGGGTGGTGA
- a CDS encoding response regulator transcription factor: MEKTETYRLVIADDHPLFRGALREAVSGLLNPADIQEAGSFDEVVALLDRGDTDLVLLDLNMPGARGFSGLMYIRAEYPVVPVIVVSANDDPAAIRRCMEFGASGFIPKTLPVEDIRTAISDILKGGVWTPGDVDLSAGSDAETAALMARMATLTPQQVRVLMMLSEGLLNKQIAFQLGVSEATVKAHVSAILQKLGVESRTQAVIAAAKIEAGHFPHGAGVEG; the protein is encoded by the coding sequence GTGGAAAAAACCGAGACCTACAGGCTGGTCATTGCCGATGACCATCCGCTGTTTCGCGGCGCATTGCGCGAGGCGGTATCCGGGCTGCTCAATCCGGCGGACATCCAGGAAGCCGGCTCTTTCGATGAAGTGGTGGCGTTGCTCGATCGCGGCGACACCGATCTGGTGCTGCTCGATCTCAACATGCCCGGCGCGCGCGGCTTTTCCGGGCTGATGTATATCCGCGCCGAATATCCGGTGGTGCCGGTGATCGTGGTGTCGGCCAATGACGATCCGGCGGCGATCCGCCGCTGCATGGAGTTCGGCGCTTCCGGCTTCATCCCGAAGACCTTGCCGGTCGAGGACATTCGCACCGCGATCTCCGACATTCTCAAGGGCGGTGTGTGGACGCCGGGCGATGTCGATCTGTCCGCCGGTTCGGACGCCGAGACGGCGGCGCTGATGGCGCGCATGGCGACGCTGACGCCGCAGCAGGTTCGCGTGCTGATGATGTTGTCCGAAGGTCTGCTCAACAAACAGATCGCCTTCCAGCTCGGCGTGTCGGAGGCGACCGTGAAGGCGCATGTCTCGGCGATTCTGCAGAAGCTCGGTGTCGAAAGCCGGACCCAGGCCGTGATCGCCGCTGCCAAGATCGAAGCCGGCCACTTCCCTCACGGCGCGGGCGTCGAGGGGTAA